A genome region from Flavobacterium sp. includes the following:
- a CDS encoding 30S ribosomal protein S16: MSVKIRLQRHGKKGKPFYWVVAADARSKRDGRYLEKIGTYNPNTNPATVELNLDSAVKWLHNGAQPTDTARAILSYKGALLKHHLDGGVRKGALTQEQADAKLTAWLEAKAGKVDAKKDGLSKAKADAKATALKAEKEVNAKRIADAAAAQAEAAAAATATEEVAEEVAEATEEAPAAEENNETTEA, translated from the coding sequence ATGTCAGTAAAAATTAGATTACAAAGACACGGTAAAAAAGGAAAACCTTTTTACTGGGTAGTAGCTGCAGATGCACGCTCAAAAAGAGATGGTAGATACTTAGAGAAAATCGGTACTTACAATCCAAACACTAACCCAGCAACTGTTGAGTTAAACCTTGACAGCGCAGTTAAATGGTTACACAATGGTGCTCAGCCAACTGATACTGCAAGAGCTATCCTTTCTTACAAAGGTGCTTTATTGAAACACCACCTTGACGGAGGAGTTCGTAAAGGAGCTTTAACTCAAGAACAAGCTGATGCTAAATTAACTGCATGGTTAGAAGCTAAAGCTGGAAAAGTTGATGCTAAAAAAGATGGTTTATCTAAAGCAAAAGCTGATGCTAAAGCTACAGCATTAAAAGCAGAGAAAGAAGTTAACGCTAAGCGTATCGCTGATGCTGCTGCTGCACAAGCTGAAGCTGCTGCCGCTGCTACAGCTACAGAAGAGGTTGCTGAAGAAGTTGCTGAAGCAACTGAAGAAGCTCCTGCTGCTGAAGAGAATAACGAAACAACTGAGGCATAA
- the leuB gene encoding 3-isopropylmalate dehydrogenase, producing the protein MKLNIALLAGDGIGPEVINEAVKVSDAVAQKFGHEITWKPALTGAAAIDAVGEPYPDSTHEICKNADAVLFGAIGHPKYDNDPSAPVRPEQGLLKMRKALGLFANVRPTFTFPSLLDKSPLKRERIEGTDLVFLRELTGGIYFGEKGRKDNGDTAYDNCVYTRAEVQRLAKKGFELAMTRSKKLCCVDKANVLETSRLWRETVQAMEKDYPEVEVSYEFVDAVAMRLVQWPNSYDVLITENLFGDILTDEASVISGSMGLMPSASMGAEVSLFEPIHGSYPQATGLNIANPMATILSAAMMFENFGLMEEGKAMRDAVNKALEAGVVTEDLANGGKAYGTKEVGDWLAANV; encoded by the coding sequence ATGAAATTAAACATAGCCCTTTTAGCCGGAGACGGAATCGGACCAGAAGTAATCAATGAAGCTGTAAAAGTATCTGATGCTGTTGCGCAAAAATTTGGACATGAAATCACTTGGAAACCAGCTTTAACCGGAGCAGCAGCGATTGATGCAGTAGGAGAACCTTATCCGGATTCAACACACGAAATTTGTAAAAATGCTGATGCCGTTCTTTTTGGAGCAATCGGCCACCCTAAATACGATAACGATCCTTCTGCGCCAGTACGTCCAGAGCAAGGTTTATTAAAAATGCGTAAAGCATTAGGTTTGTTTGCAAACGTAAGACCAACTTTTACATTCCCATCATTATTAGATAAATCTCCTTTAAAAAGAGAAAGAATCGAAGGTACTGATTTAGTTTTCTTAAGAGAATTAACTGGCGGTATTTACTTTGGTGAAAAAGGAAGAAAAGATAACGGAGATACAGCTTACGACAATTGTGTTTACACAAGAGCCGAAGTACAGCGTTTGGCTAAAAAAGGTTTCGAATTAGCCATGACTCGTTCTAAAAAATTATGCTGCGTTGATAAAGCAAACGTTTTGGAAACTTCACGTTTATGGAGAGAAACGGTTCAGGCAATGGAAAAAGATTATCCAGAGGTTGAAGTGAGCTACGAATTTGTTGATGCGGTTGCAATGCGATTGGTACAATGGCCAAATTCTTATGATGTATTAATTACTGAAAACTTATTTGGAGACATCTTAACAGATGAAGCTTCTGTAATTTCTGGTTCAATGGGATTAATGCCTTCTGCTTCTATGGGAGCTGAAGTATCTTTATTTGAACCTATTCACGGTTCTTACCCACAAGCTACAGGATTAAACATTGCTAACCCAATGGCTACTATTTTATCTGCTGCGATGATGTTCGAAAACTTCGGATTAATGGAAGAAGGAAAAGCAATGAGAGATGCCGTAAACAAAGCTTTAGAAGCTGGAGTCGTTACTGAAGATTTAGCAAACGGAGGCAAAGCTTACGGCACTAAAGAGGTTGGTGACTGGTTAGCTGCGAATGTATAA
- the rimM gene encoding ribosome maturation factor RimM (Essential for efficient processing of 16S rRNA) translates to MRKEECFYLGKIAKKFSFKGEVLIYLDTDEPELYENLESVFVEHNKHLVPFFIESSSMHKNDFLRVRFEDVNTEEDADALVGNSIYLPLTMLPKLSGNKFYFHEVIGFEIEDKRLGVFGKITSINDSSAQPLFEVLNGEVEILVPMIDQFLVKIDRENKKVIMDLPEGLVEMYL, encoded by the coding sequence ATGCGTAAAGAAGAATGTTTTTATTTAGGTAAAATCGCTAAAAAATTTAGTTTCAAGGGTGAAGTCCTGATCTATTTAGACACAGACGAACCTGAGTTATACGAAAATCTGGAATCAGTGTTTGTTGAACACAACAAACACTTGGTTCCTTTTTTTATTGAATCTAGCTCAATGCATAAAAACGACTTCCTTCGAGTTCGTTTTGAAGATGTAAATACCGAAGAAGATGCAGATGCTTTAGTAGGAAACAGCATCTATCTTCCTTTAACTATGCTGCCAAAACTTTCAGGCAACAAGTTTTATTTCCACGAAGTTATTGGTTTTGAAATTGAAGACAAACGTCTGGGGGTTTTTGGAAAAATTACTTCTATCAATGACTCTTCTGCCCAGCCTCTTTTTGAAGTTCTAAACGGCGAAGTAGAAATCTTAGTTCCGATGATCGATCAATTTCTTGTAAAAATCGATCGTGAGAATAAAAAAGTTATCATGGATCTTCCTGAAGGATTGGTCGAGATGTACTTATAA
- a CDS encoding RNA-binding protein has product MNIFVGSLPFSIEEADLRESFEVYGAVDSVKIITDKFTGRSKGFGFVEMPNDAEAQKAIDELNGATVQGRAIVVNKSEPKPEGERRSFNNNRGGNDRGGYGNNRGGDDRGNRGRY; this is encoded by the coding sequence ATGAATATTTTTGTTGGAAGCCTTCCATTCAGTATTGAGGAAGCAGATTTAAGAGAATCTTTTGAGGTTTATGGAGCAGTAGATTCTGTTAAAATTATTACTGATAAATTTACTGGAAGAAGCAAAGGTTTTGGTTTTGTAGAAATGCCAAACGATGCGGAAGCGCAAAAAGCAATTGATGAATTGAACGGTGCAACTGTTCAGGGACGTGCAATTGTAGTAAATAAATCAGAGCCTAAACCAGAAGGCGAAAGAAGAAGTTTTAATAATAACCGCGGCGGTAACGATCGTGGTGGTTACGGAAACAACCGTGGGGGAGATGACCGCGGAAACAGAGGAAGATATTAA
- a CDS encoding helix-turn-helix transcriptional regulator: protein MEKKNNKPTKISSVSQFHTLFDLPKPLHPMISLVDNKILAVKAETNNSFLLDFYKISYKYSTNGKMGYGQGYYDFNEGGLMFTSPNQLIFTDNEEGAEYHGYTLFFHPDFIRNYPLGKNIKKYGFFSYDTNEALHLSDSEKTTILGLLNSIENELQTAIDEMSQDVIVSYIDVLLNYSNRFYKRQFITRKTISNDLLLKVENTLNDYFNNAETLKRGLPSVDFLASQINVSSHYLSDMLRNLTGQNAQQHIHSKLIEKSKDFLMTTNLSVAEIAYQLGFEYPQSFSKLFKKKTNLTPLEFKNSLN, encoded by the coding sequence ATGGAAAAGAAAAACAATAAGCCAACCAAAATTTCCTCTGTTTCGCAGTTTCATACTTTGTTTGATCTGCCAAAACCATTGCATCCAATGATTAGTTTGGTTGACAATAAAATTCTGGCTGTCAAAGCAGAAACGAATAATTCTTTTCTGTTAGATTTTTATAAAATATCTTATAAATATTCTACGAATGGAAAAATGGGTTACGGTCAGGGTTATTATGATTTTAACGAAGGCGGTTTGATGTTTACTTCTCCTAATCAATTGATTTTTACGGATAATGAAGAAGGTGCCGAATATCATGGCTATACTTTGTTTTTTCATCCGGATTTTATTCGAAATTATCCTTTAGGAAAAAACATCAAGAAGTATGGTTTCTTTTCATATGATACAAATGAAGCGCTGCATCTTTCTGACAGCGAAAAAACAACCATTTTAGGACTATTAAATAGTATTGAAAATGAACTCCAGACAGCGATTGACGAAATGAGTCAGGACGTTATTGTTTCTTATATCGATGTTTTACTGAATTATAGTAATCGTTTTTATAAACGTCAATTCATTACGAGAAAAACCATCAGCAATGATTTATTACTTAAAGTAGAAAACACTTTAAATGATTATTTTAATAATGCCGAAACTTTAAAAAGAGGCTTGCCTTCTGTAGATTTTTTGGCTTCACAAATTAATGTCTCCAGTCATTATTTAAGCGATATGCTTCGCAATTTGACGGGACAAAATGCACAACAGCACATTCATTCTAAATTGATTGAAAAATCGAAAGATTTTTTAATGACAACAAATCTTTCGGTTGCGGAAATTGCTTACCAATTGGGCTTTGAATATCCGCAGTCTTTTAGCAAATTATTCAAAAAGAAAACCAATTTAACGCCTTTAGAGTTTAAAAACTCATTGAATTAA
- a CDS encoding alpha-isopropylmalate synthase regulatory domain-containing protein produces the protein MEKRKIEIMDTTLRDGEQTSGVSFSAAEKLTIAQLLLEELNIDRIEIASARVSEGEFQAVKGITSWAEEKGYINRIEVLTFVDGGVSIDWMKKAGAKVQNLLTKGSMNHLTHQLKKTPEQHFSEIAQIIALAKENNIETNVYLEDWSNGMRNSPDYVFQFLDFLSTLPVKRILLPDTLGVLIPSLAFEFISKIRAKYPNIHFDFHAHNDYDLSVANVMEAIKAGINGLHVTVNGMGERAGNAPLESTVAVINDYMPEVNIGIKETSLYSVSKLVETFTGYRIPANKPIVGDNVFTQTAGIHADGDNKNNLYFNDLLPERFGRKRKYALGKTSGKANIEKNLQELGLKLNNEDLKLVTQRIIELGDKKETVTKEDLPYIISDVLDSHTYEEKITINSYMLVHSKGMRPSTTLSLNLNGEIIEENAQGDGQFDAFMNALSKIYKSKKLTLPKLIDYAVRIPPGSSSDALCETIITWVNNGKEFKTRGLDSDQTVAAIIATQKMLNIIT, from the coding sequence ATGGAAAAAAGAAAAATTGAAATAATGGATACGACGCTTCGTGATGGTGAACAAACCTCCGGAGTATCTTTTTCTGCTGCAGAAAAACTAACCATTGCGCAATTGTTGCTGGAGGAATTAAATATTGATAGAATCGAAATTGCATCGGCTCGTGTAAGCGAAGGAGAATTTCAGGCTGTAAAAGGCATTACTTCCTGGGCTGAAGAAAAAGGATACATTAACAGAATTGAAGTCCTTACGTTTGTTGACGGAGGCGTTTCAATTGACTGGATGAAAAAAGCCGGTGCCAAAGTCCAGAATTTATTGACCAAAGGTTCAATGAATCATTTAACGCATCAATTAAAAAAAACTCCAGAACAGCATTTTTCTGAAATCGCTCAAATCATTGCTTTAGCAAAAGAAAACAATATTGAAACCAATGTTTATCTGGAAGACTGGAGCAACGGAATGCGAAATTCTCCAGATTATGTTTTTCAATTCCTAGATTTCTTATCCACTCTGCCCGTTAAAAGAATTTTACTTCCAGATACTTTAGGCGTTTTAATTCCGTCTTTGGCTTTTGAATTTATTTCTAAAATCCGAGCTAAATATCCAAACATTCATTTCGATTTCCATGCACATAACGACTACGATTTAAGCGTTGCCAATGTGATGGAAGCGATAAAAGCCGGAATCAACGGACTTCACGTTACCGTAAACGGAATGGGAGAACGTGCCGGAAATGCCCCACTAGAAAGCACTGTTGCTGTTATCAATGACTATATGCCAGAAGTAAATATCGGTATTAAAGAAACTTCTTTGTATTCTGTAAGTAAGCTAGTTGAAACTTTTACAGGTTATAGAATTCCTGCAAATAAACCAATTGTCGGCGATAATGTTTTTACGCAGACAGCTGGAATCCACGCCGATGGAGACAACAAAAACAATCTTTATTTCAATGACCTTCTTCCAGAACGTTTTGGAAGAAAAAGAAAATACGCCCTCGGGAAAACTTCTGGAAAAGCCAATATCGAAAAGAATCTTCAGGAATTAGGCTTAAAATTAAACAACGAAGATTTGAAATTGGTTACTCAAAGAATTATCGAATTGGGCGACAAAAAAGAAACCGTAACGAAAGAAGATCTTCCATACATCATTTCAGATGTTTTGGATAGTCACACTTACGAAGAAAAAATCACGATAAACTCGTATATGCTGGTACATTCTAAAGGAATGCGTCCATCTACAACTTTATCTTTAAATTTAAATGGAGAAATAATCGAAGAAAATGCCCAAGGAGACGGTCAGTTCGATGCTTTTATGAATGCTTTATCGAAGATTTACAAAAGCAAAAAACTTACGCTTCCAAAATTGATCGATTATGCCGTGAGAATCCCACCAGGAAGTAGTTCTGATGCGTTATGCGAAACTATTATTACCTGGGTCAATAACGGAAAAGAATTCAAAACCCGTGGATTAGATTCTGATCAAACTGTTGCAGCGATTATTGCAACGCAGAAAATGCTTAATATTATAACTTAA
- a CDS encoding DUF6252 family protein: MKKYFYFLSFIFLITSCTEDVKFNNPAFQTLKNNVFWRAQAYKAYFGANGTVIVEGSLGYEKVILQMASSSEQTFTLGIDDVSKASYKNTLTSELVSFSTGTNKGSGQIVITDYDTETNTISGTFKFTALNEDETDTENPKINFTEGVFYKIPLEPSGNLVPVSN; encoded by the coding sequence ATGAAAAAATATTTTTACTTTTTATCATTTATATTCTTAATAACATCTTGTACAGAAGATGTAAAATTCAATAATCCCGCATTTCAAACTTTAAAAAATAATGTTTTCTGGAGAGCTCAGGCTTATAAAGCTTATTTTGGAGCAAACGGAACTGTTATTGTTGAAGGTTCTTTAGGATATGAAAAAGTTATTTTGCAAATGGCTTCTTCTTCAGAACAAACTTTTACATTAGGTATTGATGATGTTTCAAAAGCTTCATATAAAAATACTTTAACGAGCGAATTAGTATCATTTTCTACAGGAACAAATAAAGGGAGCGGACAAATTGTTATTACAGATTATGATACTGAAACCAATACAATTTCGGGAACATTTAAGTTTACTGCTTTAAATGAGGACGAAACCGATACTGAAAATCCCAAAATTAATTTTACGGAAGGGGTTTTTTATAAAATTCCATTGGAACCGAGTGGAAACTTGGTACCTGTTAGCAATTAA
- the leuC gene encoding 3-isopropylmalate dehydratase large subunit, which translates to MSKTLFDKVWDSHVVRKIEDGPDVFFIDRHFIHEVTSPVAFLGLKSRGVNVLYPERTFATADHNTPTINQHLPVQDPLSANQLKALEDNANEYGISHWGLGHQKNGIVHVVGPENGITLPGATIVCGDSHTSTHGAFGAIAFGIGTSEVEMVLSTQCIMQPKPKKMRINVNGQLSKGVGPKDVALYIIAQLTTSGGTGYFVEYAGDVFENMTMEGRMTVCNLSIEMGARGGMIAPDQTTFDFLEGRLYAPKGEAWTKAVEYWKTLKTDADAVFDAELNIKAEDIEPMITYGTNPGMGIGITKHIPSANQVEGGEETYKKSLAYMGFNEDDVMIGKQIDYVFLGSCTNGRIEDFRAFAEIVKGRKKADNVTAWLVPGSHVVEAQIKEEGILDILTEAGFVLRQPGCSACLAMNDDKVPAGKYAVSTSNRNFEGRQGPGSRTLLASPIMAAAAAVTGKLTDPRELF; encoded by the coding sequence ATGAGTAAGACATTATTTGACAAAGTATGGGATTCACATGTTGTGCGTAAAATTGAAGATGGGCCAGATGTGTTTTTTATTGACCGCCATTTCATTCATGAAGTTACGAGTCCTGTTGCTTTTTTAGGATTAAAATCAAGAGGCGTTAATGTATTATATCCTGAACGTACTTTTGCAACTGCAGACCACAATACACCAACCATAAACCAACATTTACCAGTTCAGGATCCGCTTTCTGCAAACCAGCTTAAAGCTCTTGAAGACAATGCTAACGAATACGGAATTTCGCACTGGGGATTAGGTCACCAAAAAAATGGAATTGTACACGTAGTTGGTCCTGAAAACGGAATTACTTTGCCAGGTGCTACTATTGTATGTGGAGATTCACATACGTCTACTCACGGTGCTTTTGGAGCTATCGCTTTTGGTATCGGAACATCTGAGGTTGAAATGGTGCTTTCTACGCAATGTATTATGCAACCTAAACCAAAGAAAATGCGTATTAACGTAAACGGTCAATTAAGCAAAGGTGTTGGTCCAAAAGACGTTGCACTTTATATTATTGCTCAGTTAACTACTTCTGGAGGAACTGGTTATTTTGTTGAATACGCTGGTGATGTTTTTGAAAACATGACTATGGAAGGCCGTATGACAGTTTGTAATTTAAGTATCGAAATGGGTGCTCGTGGAGGAATGATCGCTCCTGACCAAACTACTTTCGATTTCTTAGAAGGAAGACTTTATGCTCCAAAAGGTGAAGCTTGGACAAAAGCTGTTGAATACTGGAAAACTTTAAAAACAGATGCTGACGCTGTATTTGATGCTGAATTAAACATCAAAGCTGAAGATATTGAACCAATGATTACTTACGGTACTAACCCAGGAATGGGAATTGGTATCACAAAACATATCCCAAGTGCAAACCAAGTTGAAGGCGGTGAGGAAACTTACAAAAAATCTTTAGCTTATATGGGCTTCAACGAAGATGATGTAATGATCGGAAAACAAATCGATTACGTTTTCTTAGGAAGCTGTACAAACGGACGTATTGAAGATTTTAGAGCTTTTGCTGAAATTGTAAAAGGAAGAAAAAAAGCAGACAATGTTACAGCTTGGTTAGTTCCGGGTTCTCACGTTGTTGAAGCGCAGATTAAAGAAGAAGGAATTTTAGATATTTTGACTGAAGCTGGTTTCGTATTACGTCAGCCGGGATGTTCTGCTTGTTTAGCAATGAACGATGACAAAGTTCCTGCTGGAAAATATGCAGTAAGTACTTCAAACAGAAACTTTGAAGGTCGTCAAGGTCCTGGTTCAAGAACGCTTTTAGCAAGTCCGATTATGGCTGCTGCTGCTGCTGTCACAGGAAAACTAACAGATCCAAGAGAATTATTTTAA
- the leuD gene encoding 3-isopropylmalate dehydratase small subunit, with product MAYDKFNILTSSGVPLPIENVDTDQIIPARFLKATKREGFGDNLFRDWRYNGDDTPKADFVLNNPTYSGKILVGGKNFGSGSSREHAAWAVYDYGFRAVVSSFFADIFKGNCLNIGVLPVQISPEFLANIFKAIEADPKTELEINLPNQTITLLSTGEQESFAINGYKKNNLINGFDDIDYLQDMKEDIKAFADKLPY from the coding sequence ATGGCATACGATAAATTTAATATACTTACTAGCAGCGGAGTTCCGTTGCCAATTGAGAACGTAGATACAGATCAAATTATTCCAGCTCGTTTCTTAAAAGCTACAAAACGTGAAGGTTTTGGAGACAATCTTTTCAGAGACTGGAGATACAACGGAGACGACACTCCAAAAGCAGATTTCGTTTTAAACAACCCAACTTATAGCGGGAAAATTTTGGTTGGAGGAAAAAACTTCGGTTCTGGATCCTCTAGAGAGCACGCTGCTTGGGCGGTTTATGATTACGGATTCCGCGCTGTAGTTTCTAGTTTCTTTGCAGATATCTTCAAAGGAAACTGTTTAAATATTGGTGTTTTGCCAGTACAAATCAGTCCAGAATTTTTAGCTAATATTTTCAAAGCTATCGAAGCTGATCCAAAAACAGAATTAGAAATCAATCTTCCAAACCAAACCATTACTTTATTGTCAACTGGTGAGCAGGAATCTTTTGCTATTAACGGTTACAAAAAGAACAACTTAATTAATGGTTTTGATGACATTGATTATTTACAAGATATGAAGGAAGATATTAAAGCTTTCGCTGATAAACTTCCTTACTAA
- a CDS encoding SDR family oxidoreductase, giving the protein MKTIFITGASSGLGKATAKLFQAKGWNVIATMRTPEKETELSQLKNVTLLPLDVTNFDQIQTTVQKAISLGDIDVVFNNAGYGLIGPLESFSDDQITKQLNTNLLGTIRVTNAFIPYFREKRNGLFISTTSIGGLISFPLGSVYHATKWGLEGWSESMAFELNQFGINIKTVSPGGIKTEFLHGSLDTGVKPEYEAMANKMFENVDVMFEMASTPEQIADVVYEAATDGKTKLRYVAGEDAKALYQQRLEQGDEVFRAAFGKQFLGA; this is encoded by the coding sequence ATGAAAACAATTTTTATCACAGGCGCATCATCAGGTTTAGGAAAAGCAACAGCAAAATTATTTCAGGCAAAAGGATGGAACGTAATCGCAACAATGAGAACTCCGGAAAAGGAAACCGAACTTTCTCAATTAAAAAATGTAACGCTTTTACCATTAGACGTTACCAATTTTGACCAAATACAAACTACGGTTCAAAAAGCGATTTCATTAGGCGATATTGATGTCGTTTTTAACAATGCGGGTTATGGATTAATTGGCCCTTTAGAAAGCTTTTCAGATGATCAAATCACAAAACAGCTAAACACTAATTTATTGGGAACTATTCGTGTTACGAATGCTTTTATTCCGTATTTCAGAGAAAAAAGGAATGGATTATTTATTTCAACAACTTCTATTGGGGGATTGATTTCTTTTCCTCTAGGTTCTGTTTATCACGCAACTAAATGGGGATTAGAAGGCTGGAGCGAAAGTATGGCTTTTGAACTAAATCAATTTGGAATAAACATTAAAACGGTTTCTCCGGGCGGAATCAAAACAGAATTCTTACACGGTTCACTTGATACTGGCGTTAAACCAGAATATGAAGCAATGGCCAACAAAATGTTTGAAAATGTAGATGTAATGTTTGAAATGGCATCAACACCAGAACAAATTGCCGATGTTGTTTATGAAGCTGCGACTGACGGAAAAACCAAACTAAGATATGTAGCAGGCGAAGATGCAAAAGCACTTTACCAACAAAGACTGGAACAAGGCGACGAAGTTTTTCGTGCTGCATTTGGCAAACAATTTTTGGGTGCATAA